The following proteins are encoded in a genomic region of Mahella australiensis 50-1 BON:
- a CDS encoding polysaccharide deacetylase family protein, with protein sequence MRKIWKALRAIVALSIIIIIIMMPKHIDGIECGTSQIPMADEALASPQATINDTPSISKQKALPEKTTISVPAPTPESLPEKTTVPVPKQKPKAPRADERKSNTTHVKPVVIGFGDGHIKQAALTFDDGPDGRFTPQILDILKKYNVKATFFVIGRNAEKYPEVLKRTSDEGHVIGNHSWDHKDFTKLTDNDLYEEIHKTETLLDRQLGSHSPLIRMPYGAFNDNIVNTIAALGYYNIYWSVDTEDWSGISPPAIKKNIRSELRPSAILLMHSSGQSKAISNTVKVLPEIIEMLQKDGYKLVTVPELLK encoded by the coding sequence ATGAGAAAGATATGGAAGGCTTTAAGGGCAATTGTTGCTTTAAGTATTATAATTATCATAATTATGATGCCCAAACATATAGACGGCATAGAATGCGGGACCTCCCAGATACCTATGGCGGACGAGGCTCTTGCATCCCCGCAGGCGACGATAAATGATACGCCTTCCATATCCAAACAAAAAGCATTACCTGAGAAAACAACCATATCCGTACCGGCGCCGACACCCGAATCGTTACCCGAAAAAACAACCGTGCCAGTACCTAAACAAAAGCCCAAGGCGCCTCGGGCAGACGAGCGCAAAAGCAACACTACTCACGTCAAACCGGTCGTGATAGGTTTTGGCGATGGGCACATAAAGCAAGCGGCGCTTACATTCGATGACGGTCCGGATGGACGTTTCACTCCTCAAATATTGGATATATTGAAGAAATATAACGTTAAAGCAACCTTTTTCGTAATAGGAAGAAATGCTGAAAAATATCCCGAGGTATTAAAGCGCACATCTGATGAAGGGCATGTTATAGGCAATCATAGCTGGGACCACAAAGACTTTACCAAGCTAACTGACAATGATTTATATGAAGAAATACATAAAACCGAGACGTTGCTTGACCGGCAACTGGGCAGCCATTCTCCTCTCATCCGCATGCCTTACGGAGCGTTCAATGATAACATCGTAAACACTATAGCCGCTTTAGGATATTACAATATATACTGGTCGGTGGACACAGAGGATTGGTCCGGCATATCCCCGCCCGCCATAAAAAAGAACATAAGGAGCGAACTTCGACCCAGCGCTATATTGCTTATGCACAGCAGCGGTCAGAGCAAAGCTATATCCAATACAGTAAAGGTATTGCCCGAAATTATAGAAATGCTCCAAAAGGACGGTTATAAGCTGGTAACAGTTCCCGAACTGCTCAAGTAA
- a CDS encoding glycoside hydrolase family 57 protein produces MVQGYVSMVLHAHLPYVRHPEYSDCIEERWLFEAITESYIPLIDMLDGLMEDKIDFKLTMSITPTLLSMLDDDFLKKRYIEYLHKSIELSEKEVIRTKNIYQISEVAKMYNNRLNLIMDVYDKRYSRDLISAFRKFQSMGKLEVLACAGTHAYLPLMDMYPEAMEAQIKVGIDTYKRYLGCQPHGIWLPECAYTPAIDHILRKYGIYYFIAESHGVLFAQPRPIYGTCAPIITPQGIAVFGRDAESSKQVWSADEGYPGDYDYREFYRDIGHELDYDYIKPYIMSDGQRVQTGLKYYRITGKTDYKMPYIPERGTEKAAIHAGNFIFNRQQQISYYSGSMDKPPIVVCPYDAELFGHWWYEGPQWLDHLMRQVYRSQINFKMITPWEYLNMYPSIQVAQPCSSSWGYKGYNEVWLNDSNDWIYRHLHKVVERMTEMANRYSSPTDLERRALNQAVRELLLAQSSDWAFIMKTGTMTDYAANRTRAHVQRFNKLYEDITGGKIDQQWLSEIEYLDNIFPDIDYRIYSSQNAGVYSN; encoded by the coding sequence ATGGTTCAAGGATATGTAAGCATGGTACTTCACGCACACCTGCCTTATGTAAGGCACCCCGAATACAGCGACTGTATAGAAGAAAGATGGCTCTTTGAGGCTATTACCGAAAGCTATATACCCCTTATCGATATGTTGGATGGCCTTATGGAGGATAAAATTGATTTTAAATTGACTATGTCTATAACACCCACACTGCTATCCATGCTGGATGATGATTTTCTTAAAAAACGGTATATCGAGTATTTGCATAAATCTATAGAGCTGTCGGAAAAGGAAGTAATTAGAACAAAAAATATCTATCAGATAAGCGAAGTAGCAAAAATGTACAATAACAGATTGAACCTCATTATGGATGTGTATGATAAACGCTACAGCCGGGACCTCATATCGGCCTTTCGCAAATTTCAGAGCATGGGTAAACTGGAGGTTCTGGCCTGTGCCGGCACCCACGCCTATTTGCCGCTAATGGATATGTACCCCGAAGCCATGGAGGCTCAAATAAAGGTTGGTATAGACACATACAAACGCTATCTGGGCTGCCAACCGCACGGCATATGGCTGCCGGAATGCGCTTACACACCTGCCATAGACCATATACTGCGTAAATACGGTATATATTATTTTATAGCCGAATCCCACGGCGTATTATTCGCTCAGCCGCGACCGATATACGGCACATGTGCGCCTATAATTACGCCGCAGGGTATAGCGGTGTTTGGCCGCGATGCCGAAAGCTCAAAGCAAGTATGGAGTGCCGACGAGGGTTATCCCGGCGATTACGATTACAGAGAGTTTTATCGTGATATAGGGCACGAGCTCGACTATGATTATATAAAGCCTTATATAATGTCAGACGGACAGAGGGTACAGACTGGTTTGAAATATTATCGAATAACAGGTAAGACCGATTACAAAATGCCTTATATACCTGAGCGCGGCACTGAGAAAGCCGCTATTCATGCCGGTAATTTCATCTTCAACCGCCAGCAGCAGATAAGCTACTATAGCGGCAGTATGGATAAACCACCCATAGTGGTGTGCCCTTATGATGCCGAGCTATTCGGGCATTGGTGGTATGAGGGCCCCCAATGGCTGGATCATCTTATGCGACAGGTCTATAGAAGCCAAATCAATTTTAAGATGATAACACCGTGGGAATACCTTAATATGTACCCTTCCATACAAGTAGCACAACCTTGCTCATCGAGTTGGGGGTATAAGGGATACAACGAGGTATGGCTGAATGACAGCAATGATTGGATATACCGGCATTTACATAAGGTCGTCGAACGCATGACAGAGATGGCTAATCGATATAGCTCTCCGACCGATTTAGAGCGGCGTGCCCTGAATCAGGCCGTCAGAGAGCTTCTTTTGGCACAAAGCAGCGATTGGGCATTTATCATGAAAACGGGTACTATGACCGATTATGCCGCTAACCGCACAAGAGCTCACGTGCAGCGTTTTAATAAGCTATATGAAGATATCACGGGGGGTAAAATCGATCAACAGTGGTTATCGGAGATAGAATACCTTGACAATATTTTTCCAGATATAGACTATCGCATATATAGCAGCCAAAACGCCGGGGTATATAGCAATTGA
- a CDS encoding DUF4912 domain-containing protein, with translation MLLDHTIDKSWIPYRYGDTKITLMIKDPYWLYAYWDIKDDTQHHAYIMADHRWALRVNHISPCASSGSFFIEVGLATGNWYVYVNRPDSDFSAEIGFILPSSLFVSVAQSNVIHTPRDRASDIYNAYYMNIFSTQYQPMIYQAPQPQSSRGSESYFGISSQNIFNRS, from the coding sequence ATGTTACTTGATCATACAATTGATAAAAGTTGGATACCATATAGATATGGCGATACTAAGATAACGCTTATGATAAAGGACCCGTATTGGCTTTATGCCTATTGGGATATAAAAGACGATACACAGCATCATGCCTATATCATGGCCGATCATCGTTGGGCATTAAGGGTTAACCATATATCACCATGTGCATCAAGCGGTTCTTTTTTTATAGAGGTAGGATTGGCAACAGGCAATTGGTATGTATACGTGAACCGACCTGACAGCGATTTTAGCGCGGAAATAGGATTTATACTGCCCAGCAGCTTATTCGTAAGCGTAGCCCAATCCAACGTTATCCATACACCGCGGGACCGAGCCTCGGATATATATAATGCGTATTATATGAATATATTTTCAACACAATACCAGCCGATGATATATCAAGCTCCGCAGCCGCAGTCATCGAGGGGTTCGGAGTCGTACTTCGGCATAAGCTCTCAAAACATATTCAATCGGTCATAG
- a CDS encoding glucan 1,4-alpha-glucosidase, translating into MYKIIKQVGGEAFGGPGNRPTWSTASKTGVGTAFNFYSKVWFTIARGIITEIYYPTLDTANTKSIRLIVVDKDSFVDEESEDMYHRVEFINPKALAYRLINTDKEKRYRIDKRIITDAMRNSIIMKCRFEPLQGTLDDYSVYVFYEPHIDNSGYGDTGYITSYMGKPVLAAYDGCIHTALMTDVPWNAYSTGYIGVNDGLLDLKRNRRLNYQFDIAKDGNIGQIAELDMSRSNEFTVVLSLGRNEFEASATGYATINDDYRAMEQEYIEGWNNYCGRLDVLDGKATQLYYTSMMVIKSYEDKTHRGATIASMSVPWGEAASDENRGGYHLVWGRDLYHTAMAFIAAGDSITANRALEYLAYVQQRDDGSFPQNSWLSGYPYWGGLQMDEVADAIILAWHLKRKDLYFKLVKPAADFICARGPATQQERWEENAGYSPATIAAEIAGLVCAGQLADDGGDIHGRDRYLEKADRWQKDVDRWCFTTTGFHGSGQYYIRISPNGDPNCCDKVHLSNGAGEYDQREVVDASFLELVRLGVKRADDYHITETLRVVDELTKMHTGRGVGWYRYNHDGYGETEDCQPYCGVGKGRLWPVLTGERGHYELAAGNDPTEYIRYMEQFANSGYMLPEQVWDDTGEPTGSATPLAWSHAEYVCLLASATHRRIMDQPECVYQRYCADKMQLLLNSQG; encoded by the coding sequence ATGTATAAGATCATAAAGCAGGTGGGAGGAGAAGCGTTTGGAGGACCCGGAAACAGGCCTACATGGTCTACAGCCAGCAAAACTGGCGTGGGTACGGCTTTCAATTTTTATTCCAAAGTATGGTTTACCATAGCCCGCGGCATTATAACAGAGATCTATTACCCTACTTTGGATACCGCCAATACTAAATCCATTCGGCTGATAGTGGTAGACAAAGACAGCTTTGTGGATGAGGAGTCGGAAGATATGTATCATAGGGTTGAATTCATAAATCCAAAGGCACTGGCTTATCGTCTCATAAATACTGATAAAGAGAAACGCTATAGGATCGATAAACGCATAATAACCGATGCCATGAGAAATTCGATTATTATGAAATGCCGGTTTGAGCCCCTGCAAGGCACTTTGGACGATTATAGCGTTTATGTATTTTATGAACCGCATATAGACAACAGCGGCTATGGTGATACCGGCTATATTACGTCATATATGGGTAAACCTGTGCTGGCTGCATACGATGGTTGTATACACACCGCTTTGATGACAGATGTGCCGTGGAATGCTTATTCGACCGGCTATATAGGTGTAAATGATGGTTTGCTTGATTTGAAACGCAACAGGAGGCTTAATTATCAATTCGATATAGCTAAAGATGGCAATATAGGCCAGATAGCCGAATTAGACATGAGCCGCAGTAATGAATTTACAGTGGTTTTATCGTTGGGGCGCAATGAATTTGAAGCATCGGCCACAGGATATGCTACCATTAATGATGATTATAGAGCCATGGAGCAGGAGTATATAGAAGGATGGAATAACTATTGCGGGCGATTGGACGTCTTGGATGGCAAGGCGACGCAGCTATATTATACTAGTATGATGGTGATAAAGTCTTATGAGGATAAGACTCATAGAGGCGCTACGATAGCGTCTATGAGCGTACCATGGGGCGAAGCGGCCAGTGATGAAAATAGAGGAGGTTATCATCTTGTGTGGGGGCGGGATCTTTATCATACCGCCATGGCATTTATAGCCGCCGGCGATAGCATTACGGCCAATCGCGCACTTGAATATCTGGCTTATGTGCAGCAGCGCGATGATGGGAGTTTCCCTCAGAATTCATGGCTCAGCGGTTATCCATATTGGGGAGGCTTGCAGATGGACGAAGTGGCCGATGCTATAATATTGGCGTGGCATCTAAAACGTAAAGATCTCTATTTCAAATTAGTTAAACCGGCTGCTGACTTTATATGTGCTCGAGGGCCAGCTACGCAGCAAGAACGATGGGAAGAGAACGCCGGCTATTCACCTGCCACCATAGCGGCTGAAATAGCCGGGCTGGTATGCGCAGGGCAACTGGCAGATGACGGCGGTGATATCCATGGTCGCGATCGTTATCTTGAGAAAGCCGATAGATGGCAGAAGGATGTGGACCGCTGGTGTTTTACCACCACAGGCTTTCATGGCAGTGGGCAATATTATATACGCATAAGCCCAAACGGCGATCCCAATTGCTGTGATAAAGTGCATCTTAGCAATGGTGCCGGGGAATACGATCAACGGGAAGTGGTGGATGCCAGCTTTCTGGAATTAGTCAGGCTAGGTGTAAAACGCGCCGATGATTATCATATAACCGAAACATTGAGGGTGGTTGATGAACTCACAAAAATGCATACGGGCAGGGGAGTAGGATGGTATCGTTATAACCACGACGGTTATGGTGAAACAGAGGATTGTCAACCGTATTGCGGCGTGGGGAAAGGACGGCTTTGGCCTGTATTGACAGGTGAAAGGGGGCATTACGAGCTGGCTGCGGGCAATGACCCTACGGAATATATAAGATATATGGAGCAATTTGCCAATAGCGGTTATATGTTGCCTGAGCAGGTGTGGGATGATACCGGTGAGCCTACTGGCTCAGCTACTCCGCTAGCATGGAGCCATGCTGAATACGTATGCCTGCTGGCATCGGCCACACACCGGCGAATAATGGATCAGCCGGAGTGTGTATACCAGCGTTATTGCGCTGACAAAATGCAGTTATTGCTAAACTCGCAAGGATGA
- a CDS encoding ribonuclease J, whose product MAKSTKTKLKVTPLGGINEIGKNMTVYEYGSDMILVDCGSTFPEDDMPGVDLVIPDTSYLVKIKDKLKGIVLTHGHEDHIGALPYVLKEINVPVYGTRMTLGLVENKLKEFGLSTSVKLVHVEAGSKIQLGAFEVELINVNHSIAGTVSLAIRCPVGLIVHTGDFKVDYTPIDGEVIDLGRFAQLGQEGVLAMFADSTNVERPGYTMSESVVGETFDRIFAESTGRIIVASFASNVHRIQQAINSALTFDRKIVISGRSMVNVVNVATELGYLSVPDGAIIDVDKMNSFPPERILILTTGSQGEPMSALARMAASEHKKIEIMPGDLIIISAMPIPGNEKMIHRVINELFQKGADVIYESLDEIHVSGHACQEELKLIHKLVRPKYFIPVHGEYRHLKRHAMLAESLGMPPENIFIPDIGATMEFSETSCKVAGSVPAGSVLVDGLGVGDVGNIVLRDRKHLSQDGLMVVVVTIDKETGTSIAGPDIISRGFVYVRESEALMEQAKAVVKSVLEECRNGKVREWTTIKSNIRDELKKFLYEKTKRNPMILPVIMEV is encoded by the coding sequence GTGGCAAAATCGACGAAAACAAAATTAAAGGTGACCCCGCTTGGGGGAATAAACGAGATAGGCAAGAACATGACCGTTTACGAATATGGATCGGATATGATATTGGTGGATTGCGGATCCACATTTCCGGAAGATGATATGCCTGGTGTTGACCTGGTTATACCGGATACTAGCTATCTCGTAAAAATTAAGGATAAGCTCAAGGGTATTGTATTAACCCATGGGCATGAGGATCATATAGGAGCGCTTCCATATGTGCTAAAGGAGATCAATGTGCCAGTGTACGGTACTAGGATGACGCTCGGACTGGTGGAGAATAAACTCAAGGAGTTCGGCTTGAGCACCAGCGTCAAGCTCGTGCATGTAGAAGCCGGCAGCAAAATACAGCTTGGCGCTTTCGAGGTCGAGCTCATAAATGTAAATCACAGTATAGCTGGTACGGTATCTTTGGCTATACGTTGTCCGGTAGGCCTTATAGTGCATACCGGTGATTTTAAGGTGGATTACACGCCTATAGACGGTGAAGTCATAGACCTGGGGCGTTTTGCTCAGCTCGGACAGGAGGGCGTGCTGGCCATGTTTGCTGATAGCACCAATGTGGAGCGTCCCGGCTATACCATGTCTGAAAGCGTGGTGGGTGAAACCTTTGATCGCATCTTTGCCGAGTCTACCGGTAGGATTATAGTGGCTAGTTTTGCATCAAATGTGCATCGCATACAGCAGGCTATAAATTCAGCGCTGACATTTGATCGCAAGATAGTGATATCAGGCAGGAGCATGGTCAATGTTGTAAATGTGGCTACCGAACTCGGCTATCTGTCAGTTCCTGACGGAGCGATAATAGACGTGGATAAGATGAACAGCTTCCCTCCCGAGAGGATATTGATTCTCACTACCGGCAGTCAGGGTGAACCTATGTCGGCATTGGCCAGGATGGCTGCTTCCGAGCATAAGAAGATCGAGATAATGCCGGGAGATCTTATAATAATATCAGCCATGCCTATACCGGGCAACGAAAAGATGATACACAGGGTTATAAATGAATTGTTTCAAAAGGGCGCGGATGTGATATATGAATCGCTCGATGAAATTCACGTGTCGGGACATGCCTGTCAGGAAGAACTAAAGCTTATCCATAAGCTGGTTAGGCCTAAGTATTTTATTCCTGTTCATGGGGAATACAGACATTTGAAACGCCATGCTATGTTAGCGGAATCCTTGGGTATGCCACCCGAAAATATATTTATACCCGACATAGGCGCTACAATGGAATTTTCGGAAACGTCATGCAAGGTGGCTGGCAGCGTACCTGCGGGAAGCGTGCTGGTCGACGGCCTGGGCGTCGGCGATGTGGGCAATATCGTATTGCGCGATAGAAAGCACTTATCCCAGGACGGCCTGATGGTGGTAGTGGTTACAATAGATAAAGAAACCGGTACTTCTATAGCGGGGCCAGACATCATATCCCGAGGATTTGTATATGTCAGAGAATCAGAGGCATTGATGGAACAGGCCAAAGCAGTGGTTAAAAGTGTACTGGAAGAATGCAGAAATGGCAAAGTGAGGGAATGGACCACTATAAAATCGAATATAAGGGATGAACTGAAAAAATTTCTATATGAAAAGACCAAGCGCAACCCGATGATTTTACCGGTTATAATGGAGGTGTGA
- a CDS encoding YlbF family regulator, whose translation MNVYDKAHELAKALKESQEYIDYDKALKKINANDKNKKMLADFKRQEFQIQAAQLSGQQPDKEDVDKLQRLYQILCYDSDMSDYFAAEFRFNRMMADVYKILGDAVPVDMSFLGEENEDE comes from the coding sequence GTGAACGTGTACGATAAGGCACACGAACTGGCTAAGGCATTAAAAGAAAGCCAGGAATATATAGATTATGATAAGGCATTAAAGAAAATTAATGCCAACGATAAGAATAAAAAGATGCTTGCGGATTTCAAAAGACAGGAGTTTCAGATACAGGCCGCTCAGTTGAGCGGCCAACAGCCTGATAAAGAGGATGTAGACAAACTGCAGAGGTTATATCAGATATTGTGTTATGATAGCGATATGAGCGATTACTTTGCTGCCGAATTTCGCTTCAACAGAATGATGGCCGATGTTTACAAGATACTCGGCGATGCCGTCCCGGTCGATATGAGCTTCCTCGGGGAAGAGAATGAGGATGAATAG
- a CDS encoding QueT transporter family protein, whose amino-acid sequence MNSRYITKVGLIAALYAVLTYILPSGLSYGPVQFRLSEGLVLLPYAEPAAVLGLAIGCIISNLASPFGIIDIIAGSAATLIAAYLTHILRKTGKVYLAALPPIVLNGLGVSLYVSYFSRTPYWITAGYITLSECIAVFGVAMPVLAVYMKYVKPRLA is encoded by the coding sequence ATGAATAGCAGGTACATTACAAAAGTAGGCCTCATAGCCGCGCTGTATGCCGTGCTGACGTATATATTGCCATCTGGACTAAGTTATGGGCCTGTGCAATTTCGTTTATCTGAAGGTCTTGTACTGCTGCCATATGCCGAACCGGCCGCAGTGCTCGGCCTTGCTATAGGTTGTATCATATCCAATCTGGCCAGTCCGTTCGGCATCATAGATATTATAGCCGGCAGCGCTGCTACGCTGATAGCAGCATATCTGACTCATATTTTAAGAAAAACCGGTAAGGTATATCTGGCGGCTTTGCCACCTATAGTGCTAAATGGCTTGGGCGTGTCTCTATACGTCAGCTATTTCAGCCGCACGCCTTACTGGATAACGGCAGGTTATATAACGTTGAGCGAGTGCATAGCGGTATTCGGCGTAGCTATGCCTGTACTGGCGGTATATATGAAATACGTAAAACCGCGTTTAGCATAA
- the typA gene encoding translational GTPase TypA: protein MLVREDIRNIAIIAHVDHGKTSLVDCMLKQSGIFRDNEEVGERILDSGDLERERGITILAKNTAIEYNGVKINIVDTPGHADFGGEVERVLKMVNSVLLVVDAFEGPMPQTRFVLHKALELNLKPIVVINKIDRPDARPHEVLDEIFDLFVELDASDEQLDFPVVYASAKEGIAKMELDDNSSDIRPLLDTIVRHVEPPVGDPDAPLQMMVSTIEPDEYVGRIAVGRIERGRINYGQRVAVCRKDGSISYAKIGRLYSYKGLKRIEIKESLLGDIVAVSGIEDINIGETICDDQNPEALPFVEIEEPTMSMTFSANNSPFAGTEGEYFTSRHLRDRLYREIQTNLSLKVEETDSPDAFKVSGRGELHLSVLIETMRREGYEFQVSRPEVIYREINGVKYEPMEQLIIDVPEEYMGAVMEKLGPRKAEMLNMHNMNNGYVRMEFKIPSRGLIGYKSEFMTDTKGNGIMHHIFMDYEPYKGDIPTRQRGSLVAFEDGETTVYGLYNAQERGTLFIGPGVKVYQGMVVGENLRSDDMDINVCKKKHMTNMRSSTADEALRLVPYKEMSLEQCMEFIGDDELIEVTPKNIRMRKRVLKKEDRAKQRAAANR, encoded by the coding sequence ATGCTGGTAAGAGAAGACATAAGGAACATAGCTATAATAGCCCATGTAGACCACGGCAAGACCAGCCTGGTGGACTGCATGTTAAAACAAAGCGGCATATTCCGCGACAATGAAGAAGTAGGCGAGAGGATATTGGATTCCGGCGACCTTGAAAGGGAGCGCGGCATTACTATATTAGCAAAAAATACTGCCATAGAATATAACGGCGTTAAAATAAATATAGTTGATACCCCTGGTCATGCCGACTTTGGCGGCGAGGTGGAGCGCGTGCTAAAGATGGTCAACAGCGTGCTGCTGGTGGTAGACGCCTTTGAAGGGCCTATGCCTCAGACGCGTTTTGTGCTCCATAAAGCCTTGGAATTGAATTTGAAACCCATAGTGGTTATAAACAAGATAGATCGGCCTGATGCTCGGCCACATGAAGTATTGGACGAGATATTCGATTTGTTCGTTGAGTTGGATGCATCGGATGAGCAGTTGGACTTTCCGGTGGTGTATGCTTCTGCTAAAGAAGGCATAGCCAAGATGGAATTGGATGATAACAGCTCCGACATAAGGCCGTTGTTAGATACTATTGTACGCCATGTAGAGCCTCCTGTCGGAGATCCTGATGCACCTCTGCAGATGATGGTAAGTACTATAGAGCCTGACGAATACGTAGGCCGCATAGCGGTCGGGCGTATAGAACGCGGCCGCATAAATTACGGTCAGCGCGTAGCAGTATGTCGGAAGGATGGCTCGATATCATATGCCAAGATAGGTCGTCTGTATTCGTATAAAGGGCTCAAACGCATAGAGATAAAGGAATCGTTGCTGGGCGATATAGTGGCGGTGTCGGGCATAGAGGATATAAATATCGGTGAAACCATATGCGATGATCAGAACCCAGAGGCTCTGCCATTTGTGGAAATAGAAGAACCTACCATGTCTATGACGTTCAGCGCTAATAACAGCCCGTTTGCTGGTACCGAAGGTGAGTACTTTACATCCAGGCATCTGCGCGATAGGTTGTATCGCGAGATACAGACCAACCTGAGCCTCAAAGTAGAAGAGACCGATTCACCGGATGCTTTCAAGGTGTCCGGGCGCGGCGAATTGCATTTATCGGTATTAATCGAGACCATGCGCCGCGAGGGGTATGAGTTTCAGGTATCCAGGCCGGAGGTCATATACAGGGAGATAAACGGTGTAAAATATGAGCCTATGGAGCAGCTGATCATAGATGTGCCCGAGGAGTATATGGGTGCTGTAATGGAGAAACTTGGCCCCAGAAAGGCTGAGATGTTAAACATGCATAACATGAATAACGGCTATGTGCGCATGGAGTTTAAGATACCGTCTCGAGGCCTTATAGGATACAAATCCGAATTTATGACCGATACCAAAGGCAACGGTATAATGCACCATATCTTTATGGATTATGAACCATACAAAGGTGATATACCTACCAGGCAAAGGGGTTCTTTGGTAGCCTTTGAAGATGGAGAGACTACCGTATATGGTCTGTATAATGCTCAGGAACGAGGAACGCTCTTTATCGGCCCTGGCGTGAAAGTATATCAAGGCATGGTAGTAGGTGAAAACCTACGCAGCGATGATATGGATATAAATGTATGCAAAAAGAAACATATGACCAATATGCGTTCCTCTACGGCTGATGAAGCTTTACGCCTGGTGCCTTATAAAGAGATGAGTCTGGAACAATGCATGGAGTTTATAGGCGACGATGAATTAATAGAAGTAACGCCAAAAAACATACGCATGCGCAAAAGGGTATTAAAGAAAGAGGATAGGGCAAAACAACGCGCAGCAGCCAATAGATAA
- a CDS encoding ComEC/Rec2 family competence protein, which translates to MRRRFARRPRNSAIMPMLVVIVLVIVWLLATNGIEQSTSVSLSNVIDNVAVHVLDVGQADSILIQWPTNHAILIDGGNRDDGSFIAKYLEQVGVKQIDCLIATHPHEDHIGGLPYIIGQIPVKAVYMPKVTANTKIYENLLDTIKDKGLRINTAKAGVLLPLDGGISAAFLAPVGDKYEDLNQYSAVLKIQYGKMRFLFMGDAGLVSEQQMLKSGQDLTADVVKIGHHGSADATSEEFLDAVRPRAAVISVGRGNNYGHPDQSTLDKLAERNIAVYRTDKDGIITFMTDGKDIEVGTSRSGK; encoded by the coding sequence ATGCGCAGGAGATTTGCGAGAAGGCCACGAAATTCCGCTATTATGCCAATGCTCGTGGTCATTGTATTGGTGATCGTATGGTTGCTCGCAACTAATGGAATCGAGCAGTCGACCAGTGTCAGCCTGTCCAATGTTATTGATAATGTCGCGGTACATGTATTGGACGTGGGACAGGCTGACAGCATACTGATACAGTGGCCTACAAACCATGCCATTCTTATAGACGGCGGCAATAGGGATGATGGCAGTTTTATAGCCAAATATCTCGAACAAGTCGGCGTAAAACAAATAGATTGTTTGATAGCCACTCATCCGCATGAGGACCATATAGGAGGGCTGCCATATATAATCGGACAAATTCCTGTTAAAGCGGTATATATGCCCAAAGTTACGGCTAATACCAAAATATATGAAAACTTGTTAGATACCATAAAAGATAAAGGCCTGCGCATTAATACAGCTAAAGCTGGCGTGTTGTTGCCTCTGGACGGTGGTATAAGCGCTGCTTTTTTAGCTCCTGTAGGCGACAAATACGAGGATCTGAATCAGTACTCAGCAGTACTCAAAATACAGTACGGGAAAATGCGCTTTCTATTTATGGGTGACGCAGGGTTGGTATCGGAGCAGCAAATGCTCAAATCTGGACAAGACTTGACAGCCGATGTCGTGAAAATAGGGCATCACGGTTCAGCCGATGCCACATCCGAAGAATTTTTGGATGCTGTCCGGCCAAGAGCGGCAGTTATATCGGTAGGCCGAGGTAATAATTATGGTCATCCCGATCAATCTACGCTGGATAAACTAGCCGAACGAAATATAGCTGTTTATAGGACGGATAAGGACGGTATTATCACCTTTATGACCGATGGCAAGGATATAGAGGTGGGTACGAGCAGGAGCGGTAAATGA